A portion of the Algisphaera agarilytica genome contains these proteins:
- a CDS encoding DUF6891 domain-containing protein — protein MFGWFKRKNSNNTSITDDGSSLKEAINEVTGYIERDVASGFADLNNVVDRALEVLEDEHDIVALRPHAESALNSAIANHLKAEQTWPEKTDCDRFDMAYASLEDKGVVCRHNFSCCGTCASAEIWDEIQAEQDKGREIIGCAHYHEQDTESAVEGYGVYLSYGSVLEGEQPSVDIGLMIAHAMREQGLEVTWDETLAKRIHVKLDWKRRLAKPDA, from the coding sequence ATGTTTGGCTGGTTTAAACGAAAAAATTCGAATAACACCTCGATCACAGATGATGGCTCCTCGCTGAAGGAAGCTATCAACGAAGTAACTGGTTACATCGAGCGTGATGTTGCCAGCGGTTTTGCTGACCTGAATAACGTTGTCGACAGGGCTCTGGAGGTGCTCGAAGATGAACACGACATTGTCGCACTTCGTCCACACGCAGAGTCAGCCCTGAATTCAGCCATCGCAAACCACCTTAAAGCTGAGCAAACTTGGCCCGAAAAGACAGACTGTGATCGCTTCGACATGGCCTATGCATCCCTCGAAGATAAAGGAGTGGTGTGCAGGCACAATTTCAGTTGCTGCGGTACCTGCGCAAGCGCCGAAATCTGGGATGAGATTCAAGCCGAGCAAGACAAAGGGCGTGAAATCATTGGCTGCGCGCATTATCACGAGCAAGACACCGAAAGTGCCGTTGAAGGGTACGGGGTGTATCTGAGTTATGGCTCTGTGTTAGAGGGCGAACAGCCATCTGTCGACATTGGTTTGATGATTGCCCACGCAATGCGGGAACAAGGCCTGGAAGTCACATGGGATGAAACGCTGGCCAAACGCATTCATGTGAAACTGGATTGGAAACGTCGCCTTGCAAAGCCAGATGCTTAA
- the lpxD gene encoding UDP-3-O-(3-hydroxymyristoyl)glucosamine N-acyltransferase produces MSSIKLVELAEMIGATLQGDPDAEIVGCATLEDAGPGDLSFLNNPRYTDQLATTKAEAVVVSPDDAKRANGCSVLIADNPYFAFRQAMVKLHGFRPQPAVGISPQAYIDETAIVGELCTVRPFAYVAPGARLGDRVILYPGCYIGKKAVIGNDTTLHPGVCVYDRSVIGDRVTVHANTVIGEDGLGYATAQRDGDDEVRHHKIPQAGNAVVGNDVEIGANCSIDRAALGSTVIGDGTKLSDNVVIGHGVKLGRFNMIVAHVGIAGSTTTGDFVTMGGQVGLAGHLKIGSHVTIAADAKVMTDIPDGETWGGTPATPLSDAKRVVLSQKRVPAMASQIKALERRIAELEQRL; encoded by the coding sequence ATGTCCAGTATCAAGTTAGTTGAGCTCGCCGAGATGATCGGTGCCACGCTGCAAGGCGACCCCGACGCCGAGATCGTCGGCTGCGCCACGCTCGAAGACGCCGGCCCAGGCGACCTGAGTTTCCTGAATAACCCCCGCTACACCGACCAGCTGGCGACCACGAAAGCCGAGGCGGTCGTGGTGTCGCCCGACGATGCCAAGCGGGCCAACGGCTGCTCGGTCCTGATCGCCGACAATCCGTATTTCGCCTTCCGCCAGGCGATGGTGAAGCTGCACGGCTTCCGCCCGCAGCCCGCAGTGGGCATCAGCCCCCAGGCCTACATCGACGAAACCGCCATCGTCGGCGAGCTCTGCACCGTCCGCCCCTTCGCCTACGTCGCCCCCGGCGCCCGGCTGGGCGACCGCGTGATCCTCTACCCCGGCTGCTACATCGGTAAAAAGGCCGTCATCGGCAACGACACCACGCTGCACCCGGGCGTGTGCGTCTACGACCGCAGCGTCATCGGCGACCGCGTCACCGTCCACGCCAATACCGTCATCGGTGAAGACGGCCTGGGCTACGCCACCGCCCAGCGCGACGGCGATGACGAAGTCCGCCACCACAAGATCCCCCAGGCGGGTAACGCCGTGGTCGGCAACGACGTGGAGATCGGAGCCAACTGCAGCATCGACCGCGCGGCGCTCGGCAGCACCGTGATCGGCGACGGGACCAAGCTCTCGGACAACGTCGTCATCGGCCACGGCGTGAAGCTCGGCCGGTTCAACATGATCGTCGCCCACGTCGGCATCGCCGGGTCCACCACCACCGGCGACTTCGTCACCATGGGCGGGCAGGTCGGCCTCGCGGGCCACCTCAAGATCGGTAGCCACGTCACCATCGCCGCCGACGCCAAGGTCATGACCGACATCCCCGACGGCGAGACCTGGGGCGGCACCCCCGCCACGCCGCTGAGCGACGCCAAACGCGTGGTGCTCAGCCAGAAGCGCGTCCCCGCAATGGCCAGCCAAATCAAGGCACTGGAGCGGCGCATCGCCGAGCTTGAACAGCGGCTTTGA
- a CDS encoding gamma carbonic anhydrase family protein, translating to MTMRCIQVEGRSAYIADTARLTGQLTLGDGVNVWPGGVIRGDVAPITIGRGTNIQDNATVHCDSGQPNVIGEYVTIGHNAVVHGRAVGDGSLIGMHATVLGETVIGQRCLIAAGALVPPGLEVPDDHVVMGVPGRVMRETNDKEKQYLGWLAKHYVELAKRYHQNPNDPTTKPYGE from the coding sequence ATGACCATGCGATGCATCCAAGTCGAGGGGCGATCGGCCTACATCGCCGACACCGCACGCCTGACCGGCCAGCTCACGCTCGGCGACGGCGTCAACGTCTGGCCCGGCGGCGTCATCCGCGGCGATGTCGCCCCCATCACCATCGGCCGGGGCACCAACATCCAGGACAACGCCACCGTCCACTGCGACTCGGGCCAGCCCAACGTCATCGGCGAATACGTCACCATCGGCCACAACGCCGTGGTCCACGGCAGGGCGGTCGGCGACGGCAGCCTCATCGGCATGCACGCCACCGTCCTCGGCGAAACCGTCATCGGCCAGCGCTGCCTCATCGCCGCGGGCGCCCTGGTCCCTCCGGGCCTCGAAGTGCCCGACGACCACGTCGTCATGGGCGTGCCCGGCCGGGTCATGCGTGAAACCAACGACAAAGAAAAGCAATACCTCGGCTGGCTCGCCAAACACTACGTCGAACTCGCCAAGCGCTACCATCAGAATCCCAACGACCCCACCACCAAGCCCTACGGCGAATAA
- a CDS encoding glycoside hydrolase family 117 protein gives MSDSNPDQKGFPFVLPKEKPSRELSAAMERNYNQYPAPRPEDNPLYTQFKYTELKGFDYNNFDGTITRRDPSKVIFENGKYYVWYTYRHTETKPVGLRNAAQATDTIPSADWDLSEIWYATSEDGFTWEEQGVAIPRPPKPEVGWRSVTTTDILVYKGKYYLYYQAFMEASGLRGDDCPVAVSHADSPDGPWTPLNKVVIENGEAGEWDQYSIHDPYPIVYQDKIYLYYKSDFDGDPELVRMTGLAIADDPLGPFKKHPLNPVLNSGHETAMFPFKGGVAAMVIKDGNEHFTVQYAEDGVNFEIASMVELMPIAAGPYVPDAFDSNGNGRGITWGISHLAPAYSWEKSASILMRFDCSLSLDHYDPEMKKHHHYYLEPEFFYSHGLSDAQRERIDEENKHRLNS, from the coding sequence ATGAGCGATTCAAATCCCGATCAAAAAGGCTTCCCCTTTGTTCTCCCCAAGGAGAAACCGTCCCGCGAGCTCAGCGCCGCCATGGAGCGGAACTACAACCAATACCCGGCGCCGCGCCCCGAAGACAACCCGCTCTACACGCAGTTCAAATACACCGAACTGAAGGGGTTCGACTACAACAACTTCGACGGCACCATCACCCGCCGCGATCCCTCCAAAGTCATCTTCGAAAACGGCAAGTACTACGTCTGGTACACCTACCGCCACACCGAAACCAAGCCCGTTGGCTTACGGAACGCTGCGCAGGCCACCGACACCATCCCGTCCGCCGACTGGGACCTCTCCGAGATCTGGTACGCCACCAGCGAGGACGGCTTCACCTGGGAAGAGCAGGGCGTTGCCATCCCGCGCCCACCTAAACCTGAAGTCGGCTGGCGCTCCGTCACCACGACGGACATCCTGGTCTACAAAGGCAAGTACTACCTGTATTACCAGGCCTTCATGGAGGCCAGCGGCCTCAGAGGCGACGACTGCCCCGTCGCGGTGTCGCATGCAGATTCGCCCGACGGCCCGTGGACACCGCTCAACAAAGTGGTCATCGAAAACGGCGAAGCGGGCGAATGGGACCAGTACTCCATCCACGACCCTTACCCGATCGTCTATCAGGACAAGATCTACCTCTACTACAAATCCGATTTCGACGGCGACCCCGAACTGGTCCGCATGACCGGCCTCGCCATCGCCGACGATCCCCTCGGACCCTTCAAAAAACACCCGCTCAACCCCGTCCTCAACTCGGGCCACGAGACCGCCATGTTCCCGTTCAAAGGGGGGGTCGCCGCCATGGTCATCAAAGACGGCAACGAGCACTTCACGGTTCAGTACGCCGAGGACGGCGTGAACTTCGAGATCGCCTCCATGGTCGAACTCATGCCCATCGCCGCCGGCCCGTACGTCCCCGACGCGTTCGACAGCAACGGCAACGGCCGGGGCATCACCTGGGGCATCAGCCACCTCGCTCCCGCCTACTCATGGGAAAAGAGCGCCAGTATCCTGATGCGCTTCGACTGCAGCCTCAGCCTCGACCACTACGACCCCGAGATGAAGAAGCACCATCACTACTACCTCGAACCCGAATTCTTCTACAGCCACGGCCTCAGCGACGCCCAACGCGAACGCATCGACGAGGAAAACAAACATCGCCTAAATTCCTAG
- a CDS encoding HAD family hydrolase, producing the protein MPEPLFQNVAGRYDAVLCDIDGCLLNEAGGPLDLVALNKIAEHNVRAKTDRDRPLVTVCTGRPLPFSECMCRLIANDVLPCVCENGVWVYDPSVNGYHLDPAITNEHVDAAVAFRRWCLDVYADQGVSSQPGKNASVSLYHRDPDFLESIKPRLAEACAEHGWPFRVGGTWNYINCDLEHISKATGIDQFLKRTGLDPKRLAGVGDTKGDIAIAESVAWFGVPANRDPAIDAHATYISPLEQADGVVDMLERLCD; encoded by the coding sequence ATGCCCGAGCCCCTCTTTCAAAACGTTGCCGGTCGCTACGACGCGGTGTTGTGTGACATCGACGGCTGCCTGCTCAACGAAGCCGGCGGGCCGTTGGATTTGGTGGCGCTGAATAAGATCGCCGAGCACAACGTCCGGGCCAAGACGGACCGGGATCGGCCGTTGGTGACGGTGTGCACCGGTCGGCCGTTGCCGTTTTCCGAGTGCATGTGCCGGTTGATTGCGAACGATGTGTTGCCGTGCGTGTGTGAGAACGGCGTGTGGGTGTACGACCCGTCGGTCAACGGGTATCACCTGGACCCGGCGATCACCAACGAGCATGTGGATGCGGCGGTCGCGTTCCGCCGATGGTGTCTTGATGTATATGCCGATCAGGGCGTTTCGAGCCAGCCCGGCAAGAATGCCAGCGTCAGCCTGTACCACCGCGACCCGGACTTTCTGGAGTCGATCAAGCCCCGGCTGGCGGAGGCGTGTGCGGAGCACGGCTGGCCGTTCCGCGTGGGCGGCACGTGGAACTACATCAACTGCGACCTGGAGCACATCTCCAAGGCCACGGGCATCGATCAATTCCTCAAACGCACGGGGCTCGATCCGAAGCGGCTCGCGGGTGTCGGCGACACCAAGGGCGACATCGCGATTGCCGAGTCGGTCGCGTGGTTCGGCGTGCCGGCGAATCGTGACCCCGCGATCGATGCGCATGCGACGTACATCTCACCTCTCGAGCAGGCGGACGGCGTGGTCGACATGCTCGAGCGGCTCTGCGATTGA
- a CDS encoding large ribosomal subunit protein bL34, translated as MSTHYPKRRSLIKRARKFGFRARMRSSAGRKLINRKRRAGRSVNVRRSF; from the coding sequence ATGTCCACCCACTACCCCAAACGTCGCAGCCTGATCAAGCGTGCCCGCAAGTTCGGTTTCCGCGCCCGCATGCGGTCCAGCGCCGGCCGCAAGCTGATCAACCGTAAACGCCGCGCCGGCCGCAGCGTTAACGTGCGTCGCAGCTTCTAA
- a CDS encoding SpoIIE family protein phosphatase, translated as MPDNAPSRSASGQMPLPIALKLGVLLLIASLVPLTIATVFNIRRGINTVETLALESLELLANVTATEIDRLILDVGNLQQLMARNEYVIEFCAAPVDQRDAKLPPVQKLLDDIKATNPDIASAFIANPEGTGIASTSSKNVGQDLTFRKYMQAAMAGEKYTSEILVGKTTRRPGIYFSSPVFDAEQNIVGVLVLKLAGEKVHEICQQSAVGGEGFVALIDRAGIILAHPNPEMLYKSLAPLSDEVRATIDSQVRYGLDEIESAGLDPEMAVSMTGAVMRGSESFVAPESRETMIVSYSPMQRRDWVVGVVKPRSDFDQPLRELRQQQTFILLIVGLVAVLIGLLTARHFVEPIRKLTHSAMKISEGDFSARAPSASRDEIGQLATAFNDMVPKLEERAYMADSLKVAQSIQQGLLPDKEPEVDGLDVAGINIPADRTGGDYYDYLDLGEWKPGSLAIAVGDITGHGVAAALLMCTARALLRSRALPPGPLEPMIESVNTSLYHDSPDGRFMTLMYAVLDRPAREITLVSAGHDPIIVYDPDKDEFFEIEGHDLPLGVEPSWEFTETIHENLPPRALLLFGTDGIWECRQPNEGEMYGKEPLYELIRKNHDKPAEHIVKQIIDDLNTFKGGKDEPQLDDITVVVARLVPEENASA; from the coding sequence ATGCCCGACAACGCCCCTTCCCGATCCGCCTCCGGCCAGATGCCGCTGCCCATCGCGCTTAAGCTCGGGGTGCTGCTGCTGATCGCGTCGCTGGTGCCGTTGACCATCGCGACGGTGTTCAACATCCGCCGGGGGATCAATACGGTGGAGACGCTGGCGCTCGAGAGCCTGGAGCTGCTGGCCAACGTGACGGCGACGGAGATCGATCGCCTGATCCTTGACGTGGGCAACCTGCAACAGCTCATGGCCCGCAACGAGTACGTGATCGAGTTCTGCGCCGCGCCGGTTGACCAGCGAGACGCCAAGCTCCCGCCCGTGCAGAAGCTGCTGGACGACATCAAGGCGACCAACCCCGATATCGCCTCGGCGTTCATCGCCAACCCCGAGGGCACGGGCATCGCCTCGACCAGTTCGAAAAACGTCGGCCAGGACCTGACGTTCCGCAAGTACATGCAGGCGGCGATGGCGGGGGAAAAATACACCTCCGAGATTTTGGTCGGCAAGACCACGCGTCGGCCGGGCATCTACTTCTCCAGCCCGGTGTTTGATGCGGAGCAGAACATCGTCGGCGTGCTGGTGCTGAAGCTGGCCGGCGAGAAGGTCCACGAGATCTGCCAGCAGTCGGCCGTGGGCGGCGAAGGGTTTGTGGCGTTGATCGACCGGGCGGGGATCATCCTCGCTCACCCGAACCCCGAGATGCTCTATAAGAGCCTGGCCCCGCTCAGTGACGAAGTCCGGGCGACCATCGATTCGCAGGTGCGTTACGGGCTGGATGAGATCGAGTCGGCCGGGCTCGATCCCGAGATGGCCGTGAGCATGACCGGCGCGGTGATGCGCGGCAGCGAGAGCTTCGTGGCGCCCGAGAGCCGGGAGACCATGATCGTCAGCTATTCGCCGATGCAGCGACGCGACTGGGTGGTCGGCGTGGTTAAGCCGCGCTCGGACTTTGACCAGCCGCTGCGCGAGCTGCGGCAGCAGCAGACCTTCATCCTGCTCATCGTCGGCCTGGTCGCGGTGTTGATCGGTTTGCTCACGGCCCGGCACTTCGTCGAACCCATCCGCAAGCTCACGCACTCGGCCATGAAAATTTCGGAGGGCGATTTCTCCGCCCGCGCCCCTTCCGCCAGCCGTGACGAGATCGGCCAACTCGCCACCGCGTTTAACGACATGGTGCCCAAGCTCGAGGAACGGGCGTACATGGCCGACTCGCTCAAGGTCGCCCAGTCGATCCAGCAGGGGTTACTCCCGGACAAAGAGCCCGAGGTCGACGGGCTGGACGTGGCGGGCATCAACATCCCGGCCGACCGCACCGGCGGGGACTATTACGACTACCTGGACTTGGGCGAATGGAAGCCCGGGTCGCTGGCGATCGCGGTCGGCGACATCACCGGCCACGGCGTTGCGGCCGCCCTCTTGATGTGCACCGCGCGGGCGCTGCTGCGTTCGCGTGCCCTGCCGCCGGGCCCGCTGGAGCCGATGATCGAGTCGGTCAACACGTCGCTCTACCACGACAGCCCGGATGGGCGATTCATGACGCTGATGTACGCGGTGCTGGACCGCCCCGCCCGCGAGATCACTCTGGTCTCGGCCGGGCACGACCCGATCATCGTGTACGACCCCGACAAAGACGAGTTCTTCGAGATCGAGGGCCACGACCTGCCGCTGGGCGTTGAGCCGAGCTGGGAGTTCACCGAGACGATCCACGAGAACCTGCCGCCGCGAGCGTTGCTGCTGTTTGGCACCGACGGCATCTGGGAATGCCGTCAACCCAACGAGGGCGAGATGTACGGCAAGGAACCGCTGTACGAGCTGATCCGCAAGAACCACGACAAGCCTGCCGAGCACATCGTCAAGCAGATCATCGACGACCTCAACACGTTCAAGGGCGGCAAGGACGAGCCCCAACTCGACGACATCACCGTCGTCGTGGCGCGGCTGGTCCCGGAAGAGAACGCCTCGGCGTGA
- a CDS encoding DUF488 domain-containing protein, with protein MSQFQIKRVHISSNQSDGFRILADRLWPRGISKDKANIDYWAKDTAPSDALRQWYQHDPAKWDEFRQRYFAELDANPEGVAALREQIAGHEVVTLVFASKEERLNNAGALREYLERDASE; from the coding sequence ATGTCACAATTCCAGATCAAACGTGTTCACATTTCGTCTAACCAAAGCGATGGCTTTCGCATCCTTGCCGACCGCCTCTGGCCACGCGGTATCTCCAAAGACAAAGCGAACATCGACTACTGGGCCAAGGACACCGCCCCGTCGGATGCGTTGCGCCAGTGGTATCAGCACGACCCGGCGAAGTGGGATGAGTTTCGCCAGCGATACTTTGCGGAGTTGGATGCGAACCCGGAAGGTGTCGCGGCGCTGCGGGAACAGATCGCGGGGCACGAGGTGGTGACGCTGGTGTTCGCCAGCAAGGAAGAGCGGCTCAACAACGCCGGGGCGCTGCGGGAGTATTTGGAACGCGACGCCAGCGAGTAG
- a CDS encoding metallophosphoesterase family protein encodes MRRRDVIKSGAAAAAGLVAVPAVRSEPHAPDQASPEPWIALLSDPHIDTAESKVVKGVNMAEHLTEVIHRLRAATQRPEHVMINGDCALGSGETGDYALLRRLLSPMEDEQWSVRLALGNHDHRERFIEGLGRSSEIYRTFGRHHQAIRGHGNSVWLILDSLRETDEVAGELGPVQRQWISDQLDQIEASDPTARVFLLTHHQPEDPKDPDDDGYGLADSNALIDLLWNRRQVKAIFHGHKHAWGIREANGIHIVGLPATSYVFKDGEQPGYVEARVRPDHIELTQRCLNAQHPAEGQTHALAYR; translated from the coding sequence ATGCGGAGACGAGACGTGATCAAGAGCGGAGCGGCGGCGGCGGCGGGGCTGGTGGCTGTACCGGCGGTGCGATCCGAGCCGCATGCCCCCGATCAGGCGTCGCCAGAGCCGTGGATCGCGTTGCTCAGCGACCCCCATATCGATACGGCCGAGTCGAAAGTCGTCAAGGGCGTGAACATGGCCGAGCACCTCACCGAGGTGATCCATCGCCTGCGTGCCGCAACGCAGCGCCCCGAACACGTCATGATCAACGGCGACTGCGCATTGGGCTCGGGTGAAACTGGTGACTACGCGTTGCTTCGCCGGCTGCTGTCGCCGATGGAAGACGAACAGTGGAGCGTGCGGCTCGCCCTGGGCAATCACGATCACCGCGAGCGGTTCATCGAGGGCCTTGGACGTTCAAGCGAGATTTACCGGACCTTCGGCCGACACCACCAGGCGATCCGCGGGCACGGCAACTCCGTGTGGCTGATCCTGGACTCGCTCCGGGAGACCGACGAGGTCGCCGGCGAGCTCGGGCCCGTACAACGCCAATGGATCAGCGATCAGCTCGACCAAATCGAAGCGAGCGATCCGACGGCCAGGGTGTTCCTCCTGACTCACCACCAACCCGAGGACCCCAAAGACCCGGACGACGACGGCTACGGCCTGGCCGACAGCAACGCCCTGATCGATCTCCTGTGGAACCGCCGGCAAGTCAAAGCGATCTTCCACGGCCACAAACACGCCTGGGGCATCCGCGAAGCCAACGGCATCCATATCGTCGGCCTGCCCGCCACGTCCTACGTGTTCAAAGACGGCGAACAACCCGGCTACGTCGAAGCCCGCGTCCGCCCAGACCACATCGAACTGACCCAGCGATGCCTGAACGCCCAACATCCCGCCGAGGGCCAAACGCACGCCTTGGCGTATCGCTGA
- a CDS encoding molybdopterin-dependent oxidoreductase has protein sequence MQKLTIDGRECTWEGKKSILQVALDNNIEIPHYCYHPGMSVVASCRICLAEVGAPNPRNDNKVELIPKLVPTCQTPAAEGMEVHLTNSPKTIANQKSVMEMLLINHPLDCPVCDQAGECSLQDYSYQYGRSQSRFEETKIKQPKKDLGPNVLLYSDRCIMCTRCVRFTREVTGTDEIGIFGRGSSEQIDVFPGKPLDNELSANVIDICPVGALLDKDFLMSMRVWNLKKTPSIDGITASGDNLSIETNEDKVYRIKPRTNMDVNTWWTSDEIRYGWKFVHHQDRLRSPLHKVHGSLEELDWNAAYAQVFEQLELTVLKKGRGTLALVVSPMLASEEAYLLGKMITSIDENAVLAVGPVPFDGEDKTFPGGYTVYAEKAPNARGVRRALEMVSDEVKSFDQLMGDLTHNRALVFTGNYPSEWATPEVVAAASDKDRYTVVIDTLPSAITEAADVVLPGATWVEKSGSFENVNGRHQHFEQALPVIELAKTEGQIALDLMAVAGKMERKLYNPFDWRTEMGDGFATEMHLPEAADAKVADVEYVQL, from the coding sequence ATGCAGAAGCTCACCATCGACGGCCGTGAATGCACCTGGGAAGGCAAGAAATCCATCCTGCAGGTCGCCCTCGACAACAACATCGAAATCCCCCACTACTGCTACCACCCCGGCATGTCCGTGGTCGCGTCCTGCCGCATCTGCCTCGCGGAGGTCGGTGCGCCTAACCCCCGCAACGACAACAAGGTCGAGTTGATCCCCAAGCTCGTGCCGACCTGCCAGACCCCCGCCGCCGAGGGCATGGAGGTTCACCTCACCAACTCGCCCAAGACCATCGCCAACCAGAAATCGGTGATGGAGATGCTGCTGATCAACCACCCGCTGGACTGCCCCGTCTGTGACCAGGCCGGCGAGTGCTCGCTGCAGGACTACAGCTACCAGTACGGCCGATCGCAGTCCCGCTTCGAAGAAACCAAGATCAAGCAGCCCAAGAAAGACCTCGGGCCCAACGTCCTGCTCTACAGCGACCGCTGCATCATGTGCACGCGATGCGTCCGCTTCACCCGCGAAGTCACCGGCACCGACGAGATCGGCATCTTCGGACGCGGCAGCTCCGAACAGATCGACGTCTTCCCCGGCAAGCCGCTGGACAACGAGCTCTCGGCCAACGTCATCGACATCTGCCCCGTCGGGGCCCTGCTCGACAAAGACTTCCTCATGTCGATGCGCGTCTGGAACCTCAAGAAGACCCCGTCCATCGACGGCATCACCGCGTCGGGCGACAACCTGTCCATCGAGACCAACGAAGACAAGGTCTACCGCATCAAGCCCCGCACCAACATGGACGTCAATACCTGGTGGACCTCCGATGAGATCCGCTACGGCTGGAAGTTCGTCCACCACCAAGACCGCCTGCGCTCCCCCCTGCACAAGGTCCACGGCAGCCTCGAAGAGCTCGACTGGAACGCCGCCTACGCCCAGGTGTTCGAGCAGCTCGAACTCACCGTGCTCAAGAAGGGCCGGGGCACGCTGGCGCTGGTCGTCAGCCCGATGCTCGCCAGCGAAGAGGCGTACCTCTTGGGCAAGATGATCACGTCGATCGACGAGAACGCGGTACTGGCCGTGGGCCCCGTGCCGTTCGACGGCGAAGACAAGACCTTCCCCGGCGGCTACACCGTGTATGCCGAGAAAGCCCCCAACGCCCGCGGCGTCCGCCGAGCGCTGGAGATGGTCAGCGACGAGGTCAAGAGCTTCGACCAGCTGATGGGCGATCTCACCCACAACCGCGCCCTGGTTTTCACCGGCAACTACCCCAGCGAATGGGCCACGCCCGAAGTCGTCGCCGCCGCGAGCGACAAGGACCGCTACACCGTCGTCATCGACACCCTGCCGTCCGCGATCACCGAAGCCGCCGACGTCGTCCTCCCAGGCGCGACTTGGGTCGAAAAGTCCGGCAGCTTCGAAAACGTCAACGGCCGCCACCAACACTTCGAGCAGGCGCTGCCCGTCATCGAGCTCGCCAAGACCGAGGGCCAGATCGCCCTGGACCTCATGGCCGTCGCCGGCAAGATGGAACGCAAGCTCTACAACCCCTTCGACTGGCGCACCGAGATGGGCGACGGCTTCGCCACCGAGATGCACCTCCCCGAAGCCGCCGATGCCAAGGTCGCGGATGTGGAGTACGTGCAGTTGTGA
- the hisA gene encoding 1-(5-phosphoribosyl)-5-[(5-phosphoribosylamino)methylideneamino]imidazole-4-carboxamide isomerase: MHLFPAIDLRGGKVVRLMQGDYAQQTTYGDNPLDQAKQFEDAGATWLHVVDLDGAKTGQLAHRDEIHDICSKTSLKVEVGGGVRSEATIDALLHIGVTRAIIGTAALRNWDWFESLMGNPTYRGRLVLGLDAREGKLAVSGWEETTDTTAIEVAQKVSDWPLAAIVYTDIATDGTLKGPNIEQTKAMCEATHTPIVASGGVGTLEHLAALRELPVQGAIIGRSLYENTFTIDDALAVFEKGRAIDA, from the coding sequence ATGCATCTTTTTCCCGCTATCGACCTCCGCGGCGGCAAAGTCGTCCGCCTCATGCAGGGTGACTACGCCCAGCAAACGACCTACGGCGACAACCCGCTCGACCAAGCCAAACAGTTCGAAGACGCCGGCGCCACCTGGCTCCACGTCGTCGACCTCGACGGCGCCAAGACCGGCCAGCTCGCCCACCGTGACGAGATCCACGACATCTGCTCCAAGACCAGCCTCAAGGTCGAGGTCGGCGGGGGGGTCCGAAGCGAGGCCACCATCGACGCCCTCCTGCACATCGGCGTGACCCGCGCGATCATCGGCACCGCCGCCCTGCGCAACTGGGACTGGTTCGAGTCGCTCATGGGCAACCCGACCTACCGCGGCCGACTCGTCCTGGGCCTCGACGCCCGCGAGGGCAAGCTCGCCGTGTCCGGCTGGGAAGAAACCACCGACACCACCGCCATCGAGGTCGCCCAGAAAGTCAGCGACTGGCCGCTCGCCGCGATCGTCTACACCGACATCGCCACCGACGGCACGCTGAAGGGCCCCAACATCGAACAGACCAAGGCCATGTGCGAAGCCACGCACACGCCCATCGTCGCCTCCGGCGGCGTCGGCACGCTCGAGCACCTGGCGGCCCTCCGCGAGCTCCCGGTGCAGGGGGCCATTATTGGCCGCTCGCTGTACGAAAACACCTTCACCATCGACGACGCCCTGGCCGTCTTCGAGAAAGGCAGGGCGATCGATGCTTGA